A segment of the Terriglobia bacterium genome:
CAAAATCAACGGCCAGGTGGCTGACGTCTTTCCATTTCCGATTACCCAGAAGGAACTCGAGCGCGGCCATGAGCGATTCAACGTCTACTGCGCCCCCTGCCACGATTACACGGGGTCCGGCAATGGGATGATCGTGCAAAGGGGCTTTCCACCGCCGCCTTCCTATCACATTGACCGCCTGATGAAGGCGCCGGTAGGCCATTTCTTTGATGTCATGACCAACGGTTACGGGACCATGTACAGCTATGCAGGGCGCGTTTCTCCCAGGGACCGCTGGTGCATCGCGGCCTATATTCGCGCCCTGCAACTGAGCCAGAACGCTCGCGTAAGCGATGTTCCGCCGCAAGAACTCACGAAACTTCAAGGATCGGCACAATGAACGGAGACACCCTCAAGCCCGGACTCGATCGCGCCCAGCGCTGGTCTCTCGCGGTCGGCGTGGTCGCTTCGGCGGCGTGCATATTCGCAGCCTTTTCCAACTGGACGGGGTTTCTTCGGGCCTATCTCGTCGGATATCTTCTCTGGTTGTTGGTGGCCGTAGGGTGCTTTGCAATCCTGATGCTCCACCATCTGGTGGGAGGCAAATGGGGATTTGTCATCCGGCGCACCCTCGAAGCCGCCACCCGGACCATTCCTTTGCTGGCCTTGCTGTTTATTCCCCTGCTGATCGGCCACCGGGATCCTCAGGTCTATCCGGCTGTCGCCGCAGGCTCCTTCAAGGCATTTTATCTCAGCACGCCATTTTATTACGGCCGGGCGATCCTTTACTTCGCCTGCTGGATCGGCTTTGCATACTTCCTGAACAAGTTCTCCAGGCGGCAGGACCTGGAGCCGGAGAGAACTTTTCTGCGGCAATTCAACAACCTCAGCGCTCCGGGACTGCTGATCTATTGCGCCACGATCAGTTGGGCGTCTTTCGATTGGGTGATGTCCCTCGAGCCCAAGTTTTTCTCGACGATCTTTGGCATGATTTTTATCATCATGCCGGTGCTGGCGGCGCTGTCGTTTACGATTATTGTCTCCATGGTTCTGGCGAAGCACAAGCCGCACGAAGGGGTCATTGATCCAAAGAATTTCAGAGATTTGGGTAATATCCTGCTGACCTTCGTGATGCTCTGGGCATACCTGTCTTTCTCTCAGTTTCTGATCATCTGGGCAGGCAACCTGCAGGACGAGAACTTCTGGTATACCGTTCGAGGCACCGGGGGATGGGCGTCGGTGGCGCTGTTCATCATCCTCTTCCACTTTGCGGTGCCTTTTGTCCTGCTCCTGAATCGGCCCGTCAAGCAGCACATGAGGGCCCTGGCTGCGGTGGGTAGCGGTCTGGTGGTGATGACCTGGATTGACCTCTACTGGTTCATCATGCCTGCCTTCTATCCGCTGGGGCCGCACATCCACTGGATTGATATTGTTGCGCCTTTCGGGGTGGGTGGATTGTGGCTGGCGTTCTTCATTCGCCAGCTTAAGGCCATGCCGCGTCTCCCCTTGAATGATCCTCGAATAACATCGCGCAGGGGCACAGTCAGCATGGCCCAACCGACGGTTTAAGGGAGTGGTTCAGCATGGATGAGAACACGACCCATTCTGAAAATCCGAAGCACCGGCACGAAACCCGCGAGGCTGTGCCGCGGTATATTCTGATTTTTGCGGCGGGCCTCGCCATAGCCGTCGTGGCTGGATTCCTGGTAAGCTGGGGGACCCTCGTCTACTTTAAGAATCACGAGAACTATGCTCCCCCGCAATCGTCGATATCACGTGGCCGCGTTCTGCCGCCTCCGGGCATGCCGCAACTTCAAACGCATCCCGTTGAGGACCTGGCCGGCTATCTGAAAGATCAACGCGGGGTTCTCGACTCCTATGGGTGGGTCGACCGGAAGGACGGCGTGGTTCGAATTCCAATACAACGTGCTATGACCATCCTGCTCCAGCGCGGCCTTCCGGTACGCAACAGCAAAACACCGAAGGGTGCGGTGCAGCCTGGGGAAGTGCAGCAGTACGAGGTCCCGCAGGGCTACATGCCGCAAAATTAGGGCAAACGCCGAAGCCGGTGGTCAGCAGGCTGCCAGAAAGTCAGGGTTTATTATGGCTGTAGAGTTTATTCAGGACAGGTCCGACGCCGCACGGCCTGGTCTGCGCGGCTG
Coding sequences within it:
- a CDS encoding cytochrome c is translated as MKANRGQAQHVIRAASSASVPGAFPIDSRARTALQWTAVALLAVLMTGCRLDMHIQPKYKGLEPSSFFNDGRSERPVVPGTVARGQLRTDELYYTGKINGQVADVFPFPITQKELERGHERFNVYCAPCHDYTGSGNGMIVQRGFPPPPSYHIDRLMKAPVGHFFDVMTNGYGTMYSYAGRVSPRDRWCIAAYIRALQLSQNARVSDVPPQELTKLQGSAQ